In a single window of the Nodularia spumigena CCY9414 genome:
- a CDS encoding DUF4351 domain-containing protein gives MTNKIDHDRLFKELISNFFIEFIELFFPQVIEYIDTTSITFLDKEIFTDVTAGDKYETDLIVKVKFLGQPSYFVIHIEAESGARPKFNQRMFRYFARLDEKLDLPIYPIVIFSYDSPKTVAVNNYQINFPDFEVLKFNYQVVQLNQLNWRDFLIRPNPVASALMSKMNIAPEDRPKVKAECLRLLVTLKLNPAKMQLISGFIDTYLRLNKIEEEKFQAEIGTLIKEEKEEVMQIVTSWMEEGIETGIERGIEREKNLILRLINKKFGEIDRELETEIRSLNIEVIEALGEAIFDLNTVENLQSWVNNL, from the coding sequence ATGACAAACAAGATAGACCATGACCGCTTATTCAAAGAACTAATATCAAACTTTTTCATAGAATTTATAGAATTATTCTTTCCTCAAGTGATTGAATATATAGACACCACATCAATTACATTTTTAGACAAAGAAATATTTACGGATGTCACCGCAGGAGACAAATATGAAACAGACCTAATAGTTAAAGTAAAATTTCTAGGGCAACCGTCTTACTTTGTGATTCATATTGAAGCTGAATCAGGTGCAAGACCGAAATTTAATCAAAGAATGTTTCGTTATTTTGCGAGATTAGATGAAAAATTGGACTTACCAATATATCCGATAGTTATATTTTCCTACGACTCACCCAAAACCGTAGCCGTGAATAACTATCAAATCAACTTTCCCGATTTTGAAGTGCTAAAATTTAATTATCAAGTAGTGCAACTGAATCAACTCAACTGGCGAGACTTTTTAATTCGTCCAAATCCAGTTGCATCGGCTTTGATGTCAAAAATGAATATAGCACCAGAAGATAGGCCAAAAGTCAAAGCGGAATGTTTAAGGTTATTAGTTACCTTAAAATTAAATCCAGCCAAAATGCAATTGATATCAGGGTTCATTGACACGTATTTGAGATTGAATAAAATAGAAGAAGAGAAATTTCAAGCAGAAATAGGTACATTAATCAAAGAAGAGAAGGAGGAAGTTATGCAAATTGTCACCAGTTGGATGGAAGAAGGAATTGAGACAGGCATTGAAAGAGGCATTGAAAGAGAAAAAAATTTGATTCTCAGGTTAATTAATAAAAAGTTTGGAGAAATTGATAGAGAATTAGAAACTGAAATCAGAAGTTTAAATATAGAAGTTATTGAGGCTTTAGGAGAGGCAATATTTGATTTAAATACTGTAGAAAATTTGCAAAGTTGGGTAAATAATTTATAA
- a CDS encoding SWIM zinc finger family protein — protein MNNDTLQASREWWSQKWLELLDSYRFKKRLERARNYSRQGNVLNIEFKGAKVLARVQGSEPEPYKVSLSIDHFTEEEWGYVIETMSQRAIFAAKLLAGEMPQNIEEVFTANGLSLFPFTLSDVHSKCSCPDKANPCKHIGAVYYQLGDRFSEDPFVLFQLRGRTKEQIISDLRQLRGAKVEVTAPETSEITQPTTQPQTSVNLNDFWQYHEPLESSLVVITPSGSETVLDVLGAIPLAKTEESTVSLTNADVVTKYLDTVYKQVSQQAMLAAMNMGGG, from the coding sequence ATGAATAACGATACCTTACAAGCAAGTAGAGAATGGTGGTCACAAAAGTGGCTAGAGTTACTGGATTCTTATCGGTTTAAAAAGCGTTTGGAACGGGCGAGGAATTATTCTCGTCAGGGTAATGTTTTAAATATTGAGTTTAAAGGGGCAAAGGTTTTAGCGAGAGTTCAAGGTAGTGAACCTGAACCTTATAAGGTTTCTCTTTCTATTGACCATTTTACTGAGGAGGAATGGGGTTATGTGATTGAAACTATGTCCCAAAGAGCTATTTTTGCAGCGAAGCTGTTAGCGGGGGAAATGCCTCAAAATATTGAGGAGGTGTTTACAGCCAATGGTTTGTCTTTGTTTCCGTTTACACTTTCTGATGTTCACAGTAAATGCTCTTGTCCTGATAAGGCAAATCCTTGTAAACATATTGGTGCTGTATACTATCAGTTAGGCGATCGCTTCAGTGAAGACCCGTTTGTGCTGTTTCAGTTACGCGGACGCACTAAAGAGCAAATTATCAGCGATTTACGTCAATTACGCGGTGCTAAGGTGGAAGTCACAGCACCGGAGACATCTGAAATTACACAGCCGACGACTCAGCCCCAAACCTCTGTTAACCTTAATGATTTTTGGCAATATCATGAACCTCTAGAGTCTTCCTTAGTGGTGATTACGCCGTCGGGTAGCGAAACGGTATTAGATGTATTGGGGGCGATTCCTTTAGCCAAAACTGAAGAAAGTACAGTCAGTTTAACCAATGCTGATGTGGTGACGAAATATTTAGATACTGTTTATAAACAGGTGAGTCAGCAAGCTATGTTAGCAGCGATGAATATGGGCGGCGGTTGA
- the argB gene encoding acetylglutamate kinase yields MMDNDSEYIRETEATRVRVLSEALPYIQQFVGRTVVVKYGGAAMKDSTLKDKVMRDIVFLSCVGLRPILVHGGGPEINSWLTKLGIEAQFKNGLRVTDAPTMDVVEMVLVGRVNKEIVSLISRAGGLAVGLCGKDGNLITARPQDQEGIGFVGEVSGVNIKILETLSSNGYIPVVSSVATDEKGQAYNINADTVAGEIAAALGAEKLILLTDTPGILKDYKDPSSLIPKVDIRQARELITNGIVSGGMIPKVNCCVRSLAQGVSAAHIIDGRIPHALLLEVFTDGGIGTMILGSQFT; encoded by the coding sequence GTGATGGATAACGATTCGGAATATATCAGGGAAACGGAAGCTACTCGTGTACGTGTACTCAGTGAAGCACTACCTTACATTCAACAATTTGTGGGTCGGACTGTTGTTGTCAAATATGGTGGTGCAGCTATGAAAGATAGCACCCTCAAAGACAAAGTAATGCGGGATATTGTCTTTTTATCCTGCGTTGGCTTACGTCCCATTCTGGTACATGGTGGTGGACCGGAAATCAATAGTTGGTTAACTAAACTGGGTATTGAAGCACAATTTAAAAATGGTCTGCGGGTGACAGATGCGCCCACTATGGATGTGGTGGAGATGGTTTTGGTTGGTCGAGTTAATAAGGAAATTGTTTCTCTGATTAGCCGCGCTGGGGGTTTGGCGGTGGGACTTTGTGGTAAGGATGGTAATTTGATTACAGCCCGTCCCCAGGATCAAGAAGGTATCGGTTTTGTGGGGGAAGTGAGTGGTGTCAATATCAAAATTTTGGAAACTCTCTCTAGTAATGGCTATATTCCGGTGGTGTCTAGTGTAGCTACTGATGAGAAGGGTCAAGCTTATAACATTAACGCTGATACTGTGGCTGGGGAAATTGCGGCCGCTTTGGGTGCGGAAAAGTTAATTTTACTGACTGACACGCCAGGTATTCTTAAGGATTACAAAGATCCATCTAGTTTGATTCCGAAGGTAGATATTCGTCAAGCCCGTGAACTGATTACTAATGGTATCGTTAGCGGTGGGATGATTCCAAAAGTGAATTGTTGTGTGCGATCGCTTGCCCAAGGCGTAAGTGCGGCACATATTATTGATGGTCGCATTCCCCACGCTCTATTACTAGAGGTATTTACTGATGGTGGTATTGGGACGATGATCCTTGGTTCTCAGTTTACGTAA
- a CDS encoding tetratricopeptide repeat protein, which produces MSTESLEIARSRYQAGKLNFENGKYREAVENLEKASALLSRNSRLGGEVEIWLVTAYEAAGQTEEAIALCQQLQRHPFPETSKQAKDLLYILKAPKLQRPSEWMTEIPDLGTLSDNDAKMRASGNSPKSARQAPAEPELVDLSQVNTQDNRFIWVSLIVIVLTLSYLAWLSF; this is translated from the coding sequence GTGAGTACAGAAAGTTTAGAAATTGCCAGAAGTCGTTATCAGGCTGGAAAACTTAACTTTGAAAATGGGAAATATCGAGAAGCTGTGGAAAATCTGGAAAAAGCCAGCGCCCTGTTATCTCGAAATTCTCGCCTTGGGGGTGAAGTTGAAATTTGGCTGGTAACAGCTTATGAAGCAGCCGGTCAGACCGAAGAAGCGATCGCTCTTTGTCAACAACTCCAACGTCATCCTTTCCCAGAAACGAGCAAACAAGCAAAGGATTTACTTTATATTTTAAAAGCTCCGAAACTCCAACGCCCCAGTGAGTGGATGACCGAAATCCCCGATTTAGGCACATTGTCTGATAATGATGCCAAAATGAGAGCATCTGGAAATTCCCCGAAATCGGCTCGCCAAGCACCTGCTGAACCAGAATTAGTAGACCTCAGCCAGGTGAATACCCAAGATAATCGCTTTATTTGGGTGTCACTAATTGTGATTGTGCTAACACTCTCATACTTGGCTTGGTTAAGTTTTTAG
- a CDS encoding DUF3153 domain-containing protein — MNASIFRKILLKFIRALSFVFIKIRLFIKLMSRNLIHRIFPIKNPILWLVLLSSLLLTGCVDYDAGVKFNNSNSGEIVQHIKLGERLTSFSGDYVYEWLHSIERRARQLEGKTQRISPEEIIVKIPFSNGQELQEKFNDFFNSRTNQKAEAVQKAPESATPKIESNLLIDQNNFVLLVKNRLIYDLDLRSLSLIASRGNVLSDTESILNLKFSLKTPWGARNMQQTETAISPQKQGKQLVWQLKPGELNHIEVVFWLPNPLGIGGLLIILFIWGGIYLRYTFMPDPRVQFAPDTKVAATE; from the coding sequence ATGAATGCTTCTATTTTCAGAAAGATTTTACTGAAATTCATTAGAGCCTTGAGTTTTGTGTTCATAAAAATAAGATTATTCATCAAGCTGATGAGTCGGAATCTCATTCATCGAATCTTTCCGATAAAAAATCCTATTTTGTGGCTGGTTCTGTTATCGTCACTGCTGCTAACTGGTTGTGTCGATTACGATGCAGGAGTGAAGTTTAATAACTCAAATAGTGGCGAAATAGTACAGCATATTAAATTGGGAGAACGACTCACCAGCTTTAGTGGTGATTATGTATATGAATGGTTACACAGCATAGAACGTCGCGCCCGTCAACTAGAAGGCAAAACCCAACGGATTTCTCCAGAAGAAATTATTGTCAAAATTCCCTTCAGTAATGGTCAAGAGTTGCAAGAGAAATTCAACGATTTTTTTAACTCTCGGACTAATCAAAAAGCAGAGGCTGTGCAGAAAGCACCTGAATCAGCAACACCGAAAATTGAATCTAATTTACTGATAGATCAAAACAATTTTGTGCTGTTAGTGAAGAATCGCTTAATTTATGATTTAGACTTGCGATCGCTCTCCTTAATTGCCAGCCGAGGTAACGTCCTGTCTGATACTGAATCAATTCTCAACCTCAAATTTAGCTTAAAAACCCCTTGGGGAGCCAGAAATATGCAACAAACCGAAACTGCTATCAGTCCCCAAAAGCAAGGAAAGCAGTTAGTATGGCAGCTCAAACCCGGTGAACTCAACCATATAGAAGTAGTTTTCTGGTTACCTAATCCCCTCGGTATTGGTGGTTTATTAATTATCCTGTTCATCTGGGGAGGAATTTACCTAAGATATACTTTTATGCCAGATCCCAGAGTTCAATTTGCACCTGATACCAAAGTAGCAGCGACCGAGTAA
- the pdxH gene encoding pyridoxamine 5'-phosphate oxidase, which yields MDKTVADLRKDYTLEGLSETEINPNPFIQFKKWFEQALAAQLPEPNAMTLATATPDGQPSARMVLLKDFDERGFVLFTNYNSHKGQELAANPQAALVFWWAELERQVRIVGTVEKISPEQSDSYFEMRPPNSRLGAWASNQSEVIVGREVLEQQLQEFQDKYKNQEVPRPPHWGGYRVIPREIEFWQGRSSRLHDRLLYTRGNNHNWKIERLSP from the coding sequence ATGGACAAGACCGTAGCAGACCTTCGCAAAGATTACACCTTGGAAGGTTTGAGTGAAACCGAGATTAACCCTAATCCCTTTATTCAGTTTAAAAAATGGTTTGAGCAAGCATTAGCAGCCCAACTTCCTGAACCGAATGCTATGACTCTGGCTACTGCTACACCAGATGGTCAGCCTTCAGCCAGAATGGTATTGCTGAAAGATTTCGATGAACGGGGCTTTGTTTTGTTCACTAATTACAACAGTCATAAAGGACAAGAACTAGCAGCAAATCCCCAAGCAGCTTTAGTCTTTTGGTGGGCGGAATTGGAACGTCAAGTCAGAATTGTGGGGACAGTCGAGAAAATTTCCCCAGAACAGTCTGATAGTTATTTTGAAATGCGACCGCCCAATAGTCGTTTAGGTGCGTGGGCTTCTAATCAAAGTGAGGTAATTGTGGGGAGGGAAGTTTTAGAGCAACAATTGCAGGAATTTCAGGACAAATATAAAAATCAGGAAGTTCCCCGTCCACCTCATTGGGGAGGATACCGAGTCATCCCCAGAGAAATTGAGTTTTGGCAAGGTCGCTCCAGTCGTCTGCATGACCGCTTGCTGTATACTCGCGGCAATAATCACAATTGGAAAATTGAGCGCTTATCACCTTGA
- a CDS encoding RNA-guided endonuclease InsQ/TnpB family protein — MIVLEFKLRGKTTQYAAIDEAIRTAQFVRNKAIRFWMDNKGVGQKELYRLSKAIRQEFSFANCLNSSACQAAIERAYSSISRFYDNCKKGIPGKKGYPKFQKNNRSVEYKTSGWKLSETRKQITFTDKKGIGKLKLKGTWDLNFYPIEQVKRVRLVRRADGYYTQFLISVENKVETDPTGKIIGLDMGLKEFYTDSNGHSEPNPRFYRTGEKRLKFYQRRVSRKKKGSANRKKAINKLGRVHLKISRQRQEHAKRVARCVIQSNDLVAYEDLRIKNLVKNHCLAKSINDAGWYQFRKWLEYFGVKFSKITVAVNPAYTSQECSSCGAMVKKSLSTRSHICECGFVLDRDWNAAINILKLALSTVGHTGTWMDADRSRSIDPNALGDSTATHVGEILYEQVGSVNKESPRL, encoded by the coding sequence GGATAATAAAGGAGTAGGACAAAAAGAATTATATCGTCTAAGTAAAGCTATCAGACAAGAGTTTTCTTTTGCTAATTGTTTAAATTCTAGTGCTTGTCAAGCCGCGATAGAAAGAGCTTATAGCTCAATATCCCGTTTTTATGACAATTGCAAAAAAGGTATTCCGGGGAAGAAAGGTTATCCAAAATTTCAAAAAAATAACCGTTCAGTGGAATACAAAACTTCTGGATGGAAGTTGTCAGAAACGAGAAAACAAATAACTTTCACAGACAAGAAAGGAATTGGCAAGCTTAAGCTAAAAGGAACGTGGGATTTAAATTTTTACCCCATAGAACAGGTAAAACGAGTTAGGTTGGTACGTCGCGCTGACGGATATTACACCCAATTTTTAATTAGTGTAGAGAACAAAGTAGAAACAGATCCAACTGGTAAAATCATAGGCTTGGATATGGGTCTGAAAGAGTTCTACACTGATAGTAATGGGCATAGTGAACCTAATCCTAGATTTTATCGCACAGGAGAAAAACGATTAAAGTTTTATCAACGTCGTGTTTCTCGTAAAAAGAAAGGCTCTGCTAACCGGAAAAAAGCCATTAATAAATTAGGGCGAGTACACCTCAAAATAAGTAGGCAACGTCAAGAACACGCCAAGCGAGTGGCGCGTTGCGTAATCCAGTCTAACGATTTGGTAGCCTATGAAGATTTGAGGATTAAAAATTTGGTGAAAAATCATTGTCTCGCTAAATCTATTAATGATGCTGGTTGGTATCAATTCAGGAAATGGTTAGAGTATTTTGGTGTTAAGTTTAGCAAGATAACTGTAGCTGTTAATCCTGCTTATACTTCTCAAGAATGCTCTAGTTGTGGGGCAATGGTCAAAAAGTCTTTATCAACAAGAAGTCATATTTGTGAATGTGGGTTTGTTTTAGATAGGGACTGGAATGCTGCTATCAATATTCTGAAATTAGCCTTGAGTACCGTAGGGCATACGGGAACTTGGATGGATGCTGACCGAAGTCGAAGCATAGATCCGAACGCTTTGGGAGATTCGACCGCTACTCATGTTGGAGAAATCCTGTATGAGCAAGTTGGGTCTGTGAACAAAGAATCACCGCGCCTTTAG